A stretch of the Balneola vulgaris DSM 17893 genome encodes the following:
- a CDS encoding TraR/DksA family transcriptional regulator: MTSKQKQQLEELVHEKMSQTKQLIAELEELTKPIPLDASIGRISRMDAINNKTINEASLRDKKNQLKKLERALENLPKKDFGVCTRCGNNIPFGRLEYMPYTTRCVACVG, encoded by the coding sequence ATGACTTCAAAACAAAAACAGCAATTGGAAGAACTGGTTCATGAAAAAATGAGCCAAACAAAGCAGCTTATTGCTGAACTTGAGGAGCTTACGAAGCCTATCCCACTTGATGCCTCCATTGGTCGAATATCTAGAATGGACGCTATCAACAATAAAACCATTAATGAAGCCTCATTACGTGACAAAAAGAATCAGCTCAAAAAGTTAGAAAGAGCTCTTGAGAACCTACCTAAAAAAGATTTTGGTGTTTGTACGCGTTGTGGCAACAACATCCCCTTTGGGCGACTTGAGTATATGCCCTATACCACTCGTTGTGTAGCATGTGTGGGATAA
- a CDS encoding DMT family transporter, translating to MKNLLLFITPVLIWGSTWYVIKFQVGDVDPMLSVAYRFGIAGVLMLIICKAWGVKLRFSKSEHLFILLQGVLIFGFNYWLIYQSELYLTSGLVGLIFSLLVFLNIINGRIFLKTPFELKVILGGFLGLIGTGFVFWEDLMQFAFSDGKVLGLALAVGGTYIASLGNITSARNQKAGIPVIPSNAYGMVYGAIAMFVLALLMGKEISYNPSLSYTLSLLYLAILGSIVAFGAYMTLIGNIGASKAAYVSLIAPVIALTISTFLENYQWSLISMSGAILILVGNIVALRSSKKKKEEVFPRVPELKVPVETLEENLPDQLTK from the coding sequence ATGAAAAATTTACTCCTCTTCATTACACCTGTTTTAATCTGGGGTTCTACTTGGTATGTAATCAAATTTCAAGTAGGCGATGTAGACCCTATGCTGTCTGTGGCATACCGCTTTGGGATTGCGGGTGTACTCATGTTAATTATTTGTAAGGCTTGGGGAGTTAAACTTCGTTTCTCAAAATCTGAACACCTGTTTATTCTCTTACAAGGTGTGCTCATTTTTGGCTTTAACTACTGGTTGATTTATCAATCTGAACTGTATTTAACTAGTGGATTAGTTGGGCTTATATTCTCTTTATTAGTGTTCCTAAACATTATCAATGGGCGCATTTTTCTAAAAACACCGTTTGAGTTAAAGGTGATATTAGGTGGTTTTTTAGGGTTAATAGGCACGGGTTTCGTGTTCTGGGAAGACCTGATGCAATTCGCCTTTAGCGACGGCAAAGTACTTGGGTTAGCTTTAGCGGTTGGCGGAACCTACATTGCATCACTCGGAAACATCACATCTGCTCGTAATCAAAAAGCGGGCATACCAGTAATACCGTCTAATGCCTATGGAATGGTTTATGGTGCTATAGCTATGTTTGTACTGGCACTACTTATGGGAAAGGAAATTAGCTACAACCCCTCATTAAGTTACACGCTCTCTCTTTTGTATTTAGCTATACTTGGCTCGATCGTTGCCTTTGGGGCGTATATGACCTTGATCGGAAACATTGGCGCATCTAAAGCTGCTTATGTATCTCTTATAGCACCCGTGATTGCATTAACTATTTCAACCTTCCTAGAAAACTATCAATGGTCGTTGATTAGCATGAGTGGGGCTATACTCATATTGGTGGGCAACATAGTAGCACTTCGTTCTTCGAAAAAGAAAAAAGAAGAAGTATTTCCTCGTGTTCCAGAGCTTAAAGTACCCGTTGAGACCCTAGAGGAAAACCTACCGGATCAACTCACCAAATAA
- the hutG gene encoding formimidoylglutamase translates to MSYLQQLYKEPKSELWTGRIDSLEDEAQFRVHQVVKTASLNSFSQQNKKVVLGFVCDIGVKRNGGRAGAALGANYLRSSIGSMCWHGSEEGFYDVGNIKPEQTKLEEGQEALGEAIYSLLQTSNTPIVIGGGHETAFGHYLGISKHLQNHHKGAKLGILNIDAHFDLRPYGVRTHSGSPFLQALDHAKAQDMPLEYFVYGINRDNNTDALFKTAQDYKVGHVTNREIKHSLKDSLEPIKQFIQEQDFIYLTICLDVFDASIAPGVSAPAWDGISLLPALEVIDLVKNSGKLLSADICELNPLFDEQLRTVRTAGTLFGELIR, encoded by the coding sequence ATGAGTTACCTGCAGCAATTGTATAAAGAACCTAAATCAGAGTTATGGACCGGTAGAATTGATTCACTGGAAGATGAGGCTCAATTCAGAGTGCATCAGGTGGTGAAAACGGCCTCATTAAATTCTTTCAGCCAACAGAATAAGAAAGTGGTTTTGGGCTTTGTGTGTGATATCGGTGTGAAGAGAAATGGCGGCAGGGCTGGAGCGGCATTAGGAGCTAATTATCTACGATCTTCTATAGGCTCCATGTGTTGGCATGGCAGTGAAGAAGGTTTCTACGATGTTGGAAATATCAAGCCGGAACAGACAAAGTTGGAAGAAGGACAGGAAGCTTTAGGAGAGGCTATCTACTCGCTGTTGCAGACATCAAACACTCCTATTGTTATAGGGGGTGGGCATGAAACAGCATTCGGACATTATCTAGGAATCTCGAAGCATCTACAAAATCATCATAAAGGAGCAAAGCTAGGTATTCTAAATATCGATGCGCACTTCGATTTGCGTCCTTATGGTGTGCGAACTCATTCAGGATCTCCTTTTCTACAAGCATTGGATCATGCTAAAGCACAGGATATGCCTCTAGAATATTTCGTTTATGGTATTAACCGAGATAATAATACAGATGCCCTTTTTAAAACGGCACAAGATTATAAAGTGGGGCATGTAACCAATCGTGAAATAAAGCATTCGCTAAAAGACAGTCTTGAACCCATTAAGCAGTTTATTCAAGAGCAAGATTTTATATATCTCACAATATGCCTAGATGTGTTTGATGCATCCATCGCTCCAGGTGTTAGTGCTCCTGCGTGGGATGGTATCTCATTACTTCCTGCCCTAGAAGTCATTGACTTGGTGAAGAACTCGGGTAAGCTTCTAAGTGCCGATATTTGTGAATTGAATCCTTTATTCGACGAACAGCTACGAACCGTAAGAACGGCTGGTACATTATTTGGTGAGTTGATCCGGTAG
- the hutI gene encoding imidazolonepropionase — protein sequence MSTKTTLYGPFNELLTLEGIDLHGSISDEDLVVEKGWGVLVKEGLVHKTGSYEQLFKEHPDAHLELNGENKLVAMPAFIDSHTHICYGGNRAKDYAQRVSGKSYLEIAAAGGGIMDTVRETRKATEEELVQSILAKVEEHKNRGIATIEVKSGYGLNVDDELKMLRAIKKANALTCIDLIPTFLGAHLKPSDYEGDNASYLKYLMEEVVPVIQEEDLAQRADIFVEEGAFTIEEARHYAKQLKVKGFDMTMHVDQFHNGGAELAVDEGCVSADHLECTTSQSASIFDGSETVAVALPGASLGLGMQYTPARSILDQNGCLAIASDWNPGSAPMGDLVTQAAIMGAAEKLSIAETLAAITFRAARALRIPEGRLTVDHPAKLVVFDTDDYRNILYKQGQLRPSYLIVREECYELPAAIV from the coding sequence ATGAGTACCAAAACCACCCTATACGGCCCATTTAATGAATTGCTCACCTTAGAGGGCATTGATTTGCACGGCTCAATCTCAGACGAAGATTTAGTTGTTGAAAAAGGATGGGGGGTATTAGTTAAAGAAGGCTTGGTGCATAAAACGGGTTCATATGAGCAGTTATTTAAAGAACACCCTGATGCACATCTAGAACTAAATGGGGAGAATAAACTGGTTGCTATGCCTGCCTTTATCGACAGCCATACACACATCTGTTATGGGGGGAATAGAGCTAAAGACTACGCCCAACGGGTGAGTGGTAAGAGTTATCTAGAGATTGCAGCGGCAGGTGGAGGAATAATGGACACCGTTCGTGAAACACGTAAAGCCACAGAAGAAGAACTGGTTCAAAGCATACTTGCTAAGGTAGAAGAGCATAAAAATAGAGGCATTGCTACTATTGAGGTAAAATCTGGCTATGGCCTCAACGTAGACGATGAGCTAAAAATGCTAAGGGCCATCAAGAAAGCAAATGCGCTAACATGCATTGATTTAATCCCCACTTTCTTAGGCGCTCATTTGAAACCATCGGATTATGAAGGAGACAATGCTTCTTACCTAAAATATTTAATGGAAGAAGTGGTACCGGTTATTCAAGAGGAAGACTTAGCCCAAAGGGCAGATATTTTTGTTGAAGAAGGCGCCTTCACTATTGAAGAAGCAAGGCATTATGCAAAACAACTGAAGGTGAAAGGCTTTGATATGACCATGCATGTGGATCAATTTCACAATGGAGGAGCTGAGTTAGCAGTAGACGAAGGATGTGTATCTGCTGATCACCTTGAATGTACTACTTCTCAGAGTGCTTCTATATTTGATGGTTCCGAAACAGTTGCTGTAGCATTGCCTGGAGCTTCATTAGGCTTAGGGATGCAATATACACCAGCTCGGTCTATTCTGGACCAAAATGGATGCTTAGCCATTGCTTCCGATTGGAATCCGGGTTCAGCACCAATGGGAGATTTAGTTACACAAGCAGCTATTATGGGTGCGGCTGAAAAACTAAGCATTGCAGAAACGCTGGCCGCTATTACATTTCGTGCAGCACGTGCACTACGAATTCCAGAAGGGAGGCTAACTGTTGATCACCCAGCAAAATTAGTGGTGTTTGATACCGACGATTATAGGAACATATTGTACAAGCAAGGTCAATTAAGGCCGAGCTACTTAATTGTAAGAGAGGAATGTTATGAGTTACCTGCAGCAATTGTATAA
- the hutU gene encoding urocanate hydratase, translating to MNTSDFLKTYVKHPEYKSPTGADLNAKSWQTEAPIRMLLNNLDAEVAEAPEDLIVYGGNGQAARSKKDLEKIIEVLLTLDEDHSLLVQSGKPVGVVRSHPEAPRVLIANSNLVPEWATWEHFNELKERGLMMYGQMTAGSWIYIGTQGILQGTYETFVACGQQHYNADLRGRLLVTGGLGGMGGAQPLAATMAGATFLGVDVDEDRIKKRIQTRYIDKMTHSYEEAIKWVTEAKANKENISVGLVGDIGDVLERLIEDGITPDILTDQTSAHDPINGYVPHGMSLEDAKKLRKSNPQDYEKKSIASMARHVKHMLTLKDRGAITFDYGNNLRAYAKKGGVENAFDFPGFVPAYIRPLFCEGKGPFRWAALSGDPEDIYVTDQALKEAFPDNKPLINWLDQAREKVAFQGLPCRICWLGMGEREKAGKIFNDLVRTGKVKAPIVIGRDHLDCGSVASPNRETEAMKDGSDAVSDWPLLNLMSNASGGATWVSFHHGGGVGMGYSQHAGMVVLADGTDRAERCIKRVLYNDPAMGIFRHHDAGYEDATKVGKSNNMIL from the coding sequence ATGAACACTTCAGACTTTCTTAAAACATATGTAAAGCATCCCGAATATAAATCGCCGACTGGGGCAGATTTGAATGCTAAAAGCTGGCAGACGGAAGCTCCAATTAGAATGCTACTTAATAACCTAGATGCTGAAGTTGCCGAGGCTCCTGAAGATTTAATTGTTTATGGAGGGAATGGGCAAGCAGCGAGATCTAAAAAGGATTTAGAAAAGATCATCGAGGTTCTATTAACACTGGATGAAGATCATAGTTTATTGGTGCAATCAGGTAAACCCGTTGGTGTGGTAAGGTCACATCCAGAGGCACCCCGGGTACTAATAGCGAATTCAAATCTTGTTCCTGAATGGGCTACTTGGGAGCACTTCAATGAGCTAAAAGAACGAGGGTTGATGATGTACGGTCAAATGACCGCCGGCTCTTGGATTTATATTGGAACACAAGGAATTTTACAAGGAACGTATGAGACTTTTGTAGCATGTGGGCAACAGCACTACAATGCAGATTTGAGAGGTCGATTATTAGTTACGGGTGGTCTTGGGGGCATGGGTGGAGCTCAACCACTAGCCGCAACCATGGCAGGGGCTACTTTCCTTGGCGTTGATGTAGATGAAGATAGAATCAAAAAAAGGATTCAGACTCGCTATATCGATAAGATGACTCATTCATATGAAGAAGCCATTAAGTGGGTAACCGAAGCCAAAGCAAACAAAGAGAATATATCGGTTGGCTTAGTTGGTGATATCGGAGATGTGTTAGAGCGACTGATTGAAGACGGGATTACACCGGATATTTTAACAGATCAAACATCTGCACACGATCCGATCAATGGATATGTACCTCATGGCATGAGTTTAGAAGATGCCAAGAAGCTTCGAAAGAGTAATCCACAGGATTATGAAAAAAAGTCGATTGCAAGTATGGCTCGCCATGTAAAGCATATGCTCACCCTTAAAGATCGTGGTGCCATTACCTTTGATTACGGAAATAACTTAAGAGCTTATGCCAAGAAAGGTGGAGTTGAAAATGCGTTTGACTTCCCTGGTTTCGTTCCTGCGTATATCAGGCCTCTTTTTTGTGAAGGTAAAGGGCCCTTTAGATGGGCGGCATTGTCAGGTGACCCCGAAGACATTTATGTAACCGATCAAGCCCTAAAAGAAGCATTTCCTGACAATAAACCGTTGATTAATTGGCTCGACCAAGCGAGAGAAAAGGTGGCATTCCAAGGGTTACCATGTAGAATTTGCTGGTTGGGAATGGGTGAACGTGAAAAAGCGGGAAAAATCTTCAACGACCTTGTAAGAACGGGTAAAGTTAAGGCTCCAATAGTAATAGGTCGAGATCATCTAGATTGTGGATCAGTGGCATCACCCAATAGAGAAACAGAAGCGATGAAAGATGGAAGTGATGCAGTAAGCGACTGGCCCTTACTCAATTTGATGTCGAATGCCTCGGGTGGGGCCACTTGGGTTAGCTTCCACCACGGTGGTGGTGTAGGCATGGGATATAGCCAACATGCAGGAATGGTAGTATTAGCAGATGGAACGGATAGAGCTGAGCGCTGTATCAAACGAGTACTATACAATGATCCGGCTATGGGCATCTTCAGGCATCATGATGCTGGCTATGAAGATGCAACCAAAGTTGGGAAATCAAATAACATGATATTATGA
- the hutH gene encoding histidine ammonia-lyase, with amino-acid sequence MFKLGLDNLSIQNLIDIVEGDLKIGLDASTRKRVKESAAHVAEIVGSGEVVYGVNTGFGPLCNTIISKENTAKLQDNLLRSHSVGVGKAIDVKIAKTMLVLKAHNLSIGYSGIREETLDRILFFIENDIIPEVPEQGSVGASGDLAPLAHLFLPLIGLGKVHYEGEWHPTSKVLKKFGKAPIVLGAKEGLALINGTQFIAAHAAWGVYNLHHCLHTADIIGAMSLEGVLGSVSPFDARLHEIRPFEGSQYVAYRLRQLLKESEMVASHSDCGRVQDPYSIRCMPQVHGSSRNAWLHVKRMVDIEINSVTDNPIILSKDEAISGGNFHGQPLALPCDYLTLAAHELGNISDRRSYLLLEGKHPGLPKLLMSDIGLNSGFMIPQYTSAALVSENKALCFPASADSIPTSLGQEDHVSMGSISARKLNQVIDNVEKILAVELVSAAQAFDFRRPMKSGPLLEECHHLIRTHIDHADEDRVFADDIEKAYQLIKNHCISLKAEEVAKSKNIDLNGEFDEHFRLS; translated from the coding sequence ATGTTTAAACTGGGATTAGATAACCTTTCTATACAAAATCTGATAGATATTGTAGAAGGGGATTTAAAAATTGGGTTGGATGCATCAACTCGAAAACGAGTTAAAGAAAGTGCAGCTCATGTTGCCGAGATAGTAGGCAGTGGAGAGGTAGTGTATGGTGTAAATACAGGCTTTGGGCCGCTGTGCAATACCATCATTTCTAAAGAGAATACAGCCAAACTACAAGACAACTTACTTAGAAGTCATAGTGTGGGGGTAGGCAAAGCCATAGACGTAAAGATTGCCAAAACGATGCTGGTTCTAAAAGCTCATAACTTGAGTATTGGATATTCGGGAATACGAGAAGAGACTTTAGATAGGATATTATTTTTCATTGAAAACGACATCATTCCTGAAGTACCTGAACAAGGATCGGTAGGAGCATCCGGAGATTTAGCACCACTAGCGCATCTATTTTTGCCATTAATTGGGTTAGGAAAGGTTCACTACGAAGGCGAATGGCATCCGACATCAAAAGTGTTAAAGAAATTTGGGAAGGCTCCTATAGTATTAGGTGCAAAGGAAGGCTTGGCTCTTATAAATGGGACGCAGTTTATAGCAGCCCATGCCGCATGGGGGGTGTATAATTTGCATCACTGTTTACATACAGCTGATATAATTGGGGCAATGAGCCTTGAAGGAGTGCTAGGTAGTGTGAGTCCTTTCGATGCTCGTTTGCATGAAATAAGACCTTTTGAAGGATCACAGTATGTGGCCTACAGATTAAGACAGCTTTTAAAAGAATCGGAGATGGTTGCCTCTCATTCCGATTGCGGGCGAGTTCAAGACCCCTATTCTATTCGATGTATGCCACAGGTGCACGGTAGCAGTAGAAATGCGTGGCTTCATGTGAAGAGAATGGTTGATATTGAAATCAATTCTGTAACAGACAATCCCATCATTTTATCAAAAGATGAAGCCATAAGTGGGGGGAATTTTCATGGACAACCATTGGCTTTACCCTGCGATTATTTAACGCTAGCGGCGCATGAATTGGGAAATATATCGGACCGCAGGTCTTATTTATTACTGGAGGGCAAACATCCTGGATTACCCAAACTGTTGATGAGTGATATCGGGTTGAATTCAGGGTTTATGATTCCCCAGTATACCTCAGCAGCTTTAGTGAGCGAGAACAAGGCTCTTTGCTTCCCAGCATCTGCAGATAGCATCCCTACTTCATTAGGTCAAGAAGATCATGTGAGTATGGGCTCCATTAGTGCAAGAAAATTGAATCAGGTAATTGATAATGTGGAGAAAATACTAGCGGTAGAATTAGTAAGTGCAGCCCAGGCATTTGACTTCCGTCGACCTATGAAATCAGGTCCGCTTTTAGAAGAATGTCATCATCTAATTAGAACACATATCGATCATGCAGATGAAGATCGAGTATTTGCAGATGATATTGAGAAAGCATACCAGCTAATCAAAAATCACTGTATAAGCCTGAAGGCGGAAGAAGTAGCAAAAAGTAAAAATATTGACCTAAATGGAGAATTTGATGAACACTTCAGACTTTCTTAA
- a CDS encoding LysR family transcriptional regulator: MSNQIEHRHLRYFLTVAEELHFHKAAEKLFITQPALSRQILQLEKYLNTELLIRDKRNVSLTKAGEYFYEEAKFILNHIDFVTKNVQHLNRGDIGELRIGFVGSAMQNVIPDLLTSINKEAPGIHTVLTELPNQEQIDKLRDDQLDLGFIRSMRVPDGLKKHDVLTETFCIVLPKNHPIDEATFKSVQQFKEDHFILFSSKYSHGYYDKIMSIFEDEGFTPKVTHESVHANTIFRLVENGLGLAIIPSSLKHGFNLNIKFIDLKHIKQRTTLSAVWKDNHRNPVLNRVIPYL; encoded by the coding sequence ATGAGTAATCAAATAGAACATCGCCATCTAAGATATTTTCTCACTGTTGCCGAAGAATTACATTTTCATAAAGCAGCTGAAAAACTCTTTATCACTCAACCTGCACTTAGTCGTCAGATCCTTCAATTAGAGAAGTATCTGAATACCGAACTATTGATTCGAGATAAACGAAATGTAAGTCTTACAAAAGCAGGCGAGTATTTTTATGAGGAAGCAAAGTTCATTCTCAATCACATCGACTTTGTAACTAAGAATGTTCAGCATTTAAATAGGGGCGATATTGGGGAGTTACGAATTGGATTTGTCGGATCCGCCATGCAGAATGTAATTCCTGATCTACTGACTTCCATTAATAAAGAAGCGCCGGGTATTCATACAGTATTAACAGAGTTACCTAATCAAGAGCAGATAGACAAACTTAGAGATGATCAACTAGACTTAGGGTTCATCCGAAGTATGCGCGTTCCAGATGGCTTAAAGAAACACGATGTACTCACTGAGACATTCTGTATCGTTTTGCCCAAAAATCACCCCATCGATGAAGCCACTTTCAAATCGGTTCAGCAATTCAAAGAGGATCATTTCATTCTCTTTTCTAGCAAGTATAGTCATGGGTACTATGATAAGATCATGAGCATTTTCGAAGACGAGGGATTTACTCCAAAAGTAACCCACGAGTCGGTTCATGCTAATACTATCTTCCGCTTAGTTGAAAATGGTTTGGGCTTAGCCATCATCCCTAGTTCTCTAAAACATGGGTTTAACCTGAATATCAAATTCATTGATTTAAAGCACATTAAGCAACGCACTACTCTTTCTGCAGTTTGGAAGGACAATCACCGAAACCCAGTGCTAAACCGAGTGATACCTTATCTGTAA
- a CDS encoding VOC family protein, giving the protein MKNSKHAMSWFEIPVKNMDRAKRFYETIFEIQLNSMDIDENFKMELFPGDQDAVSGSLVYNEEWYQPSHTHGPLIYLNAEPNLQVVEDRIESAGGKVTIPKRQISPEHGYMGVFIDSEGNRIALYSSN; this is encoded by the coding sequence ATGAAAAATTCAAAGCATGCGATGAGTTGGTTCGAAATTCCTGTAAAGAATATGGACAGAGCCAAGCGTTTTTACGAAACCATTTTTGAAATACAGCTGAACTCGATGGATATAGACGAGAATTTCAAAATGGAATTGTTCCCTGGTGATCAAGATGCCGTTTCGGGCTCTTTGGTCTATAATGAAGAGTGGTATCAACCCAGTCATACTCACGGTCCATTAATCTATTTAAATGCCGAGCCAAATTTACAAGTTGTTGAAGACCGCATTGAATCGGCCGGGGGTAAAGTAACCATCCCAAAAAGACAGATATCTCCTGAACATGGTTATATGGGCGTCTTTATCGATTCTGAAGGAAACCGAATAGCTCTTTATTCAAGCAATTAG
- the ppgK gene encoding polyphosphate--glucose phosphotransferase codes for MEVLGIDIGSFGIKGAIVNTVMGEIISKKKSTEKIEDTRPHKLISQMHQIVKMFDWKGPIGCAFPAPTNRGVIISATRIDESWVDADADHLFSEITGCKVNVINDTDATGLAEMTFGAGKNQRGTTIVLTVGTGIGSSIFSNGILLPNTELGHMEFKGALIEDHASNRVRKEEGIRRKKWAKRLESTLEYYERVFHPSMIIMGGQVSKKPEKTFPFIKIHTKLKPAALKNDASIVGAAYYAAMQQKLQAKEI; via the coding sequence GTGGAAGTATTAGGAATAGACATTGGAAGCTTTGGTATAAAGGGCGCCATCGTTAATACGGTGATGGGTGAGATTATATCTAAAAAGAAGAGCACCGAAAAAATTGAAGACACCCGCCCGCACAAGCTCATTTCCCAAATGCATCAAATAGTTAAAATGTTTGATTGGAAAGGCCCTATTGGATGTGCCTTCCCCGCACCAACAAATAGAGGGGTAATTATATCAGCCACAAGAATAGACGAGTCGTGGGTGGATGCAGATGCCGATCATTTGTTTTCCGAAATCACAGGCTGCAAAGTAAATGTGATTAACGATACCGACGCAACAGGCTTAGCCGAAATGACTTTTGGAGCAGGTAAAAACCAAAGAGGGACTACCATTGTACTTACAGTTGGTACAGGGATTGGATCGTCAATTTTCTCAAATGGTATACTACTTCCGAATACCGAGTTAGGCCATATGGAGTTTAAAGGCGCTTTAATTGAAGATCATGCTTCAAATCGCGTTCGGAAAGAAGAAGGTATTCGACGAAAGAAGTGGGCAAAACGACTAGAATCGACCTTAGAATACTACGAGCGTGTATTCCACCCCAGTATGATTATCATGGGCGGACAAGTGAGTAAAAAGCCTGAAAAGACTTTTCCATTCATAAAGATTCACACCAAGCTAAAGCCAGCAGCATTGAAAAATGACGCTAGTATTGTTGGGGCAGCTTATTACGCCGCTATGCAACAAAAACTACAAGCGAAAGAAATCTAA